In Bubalus bubalis isolate 160015118507 breed Murrah chromosome 3, NDDB_SH_1, whole genome shotgun sequence, a genomic segment contains:
- the VPS25 gene encoding vacuolar protein-sorting-associated protein 25 — MAMSFEWPWQYRFPPFFTLQPNVDTRQKQLAAWCSLVLSFCRLHKQSSMTVMEAQESPLFNNVKLQRKLPVESIQVVLEELRKKGNLEWLDKNKSSFLIMWRRPEEWGKLIYQWVSKSGQNNSVFTLYELTNGEDTEDEEFHGLDEATLLRALQALQQEHKAEIITVSDGRGVKFF, encoded by the exons ATGGCGATGAGTTTCGAGTGGCCGTGGCAGTATCGCTTCCCACCCTTCTTTAC GTTGCAGCCGAACGTGGACACTCGGCAGAAGCAGCTGGCCGCCTGGTGCTCGCTGGTCCTGTCCTTCTGCCGCCTGCACAAACAGTCCAGCATGACGGTGATGGAAGCCCAGGAGAGCCCGCTCTTCAACAACGTGAAGCTCCAGC GGAAGCTGCCCGTGGAATCAATCCAGGTTGTGTTAGAGGAACTGAGGAAGAAAG GGAATCTTGAGTGGTTGGATAAGAACAAGTCTAGCTTCCTGATCATGTGGCGGAGGCCAGAAGAATGGGGAAAGCTCATCTATCAGTGG GTTTCCAAGAGTGGCCAGAACAACTCCGTGTTCACCCTGTATGAACTGACCAATGGGGAAGACACAGAGGATGAGG AGTTCCACGGGCTGGATGAGGCAACCCTACTGCGGGCTCTGCAAGCCCTCCAGCAGGAGCACAAGGCCGAGATCATCACTGTCAGCGATGGCCGAGGTGTCAAGTTCTTCTAG